A part of Vibrio sp. B1FLJ16 genomic DNA contains:
- a CDS encoding nucleoside triphosphate pyrophosphohydrolase family protein, whose protein sequence is MQLSKLTQEIFDHLYRDITEFRSTFDLPVADEASLDAQADTLHTSLAIEELTELAEADCKTEQADAIVDSVYVLMGRLVHLGNSKVEDNLAISYLIDLLLNVAVNRGIDFIPCWDEVHSSNMSKVCRNEKEFTETEAFYAEQGIKLMAVHQGEYIIAKCAEDFVSEGKTVRKGKVLKSVYYRPADLKPLTQ, encoded by the coding sequence ATGCAACTGTCAAAGCTAACCCAAGAGATTTTTGATCACCTATACCGTGACATCACCGAATTCCGTAGTACGTTCGACCTACCAGTCGCAGACGAAGCTAGTCTGGATGCACAGGCAGATACGCTACACACATCTTTGGCGATCGAAGAGCTTACTGAGCTGGCAGAAGCAGATTGTAAAACAGAACAAGCAGACGCAATCGTAGACAGCGTTTATGTTCTTATGGGTCGCCTTGTTCACCTTGGTAATAGTAAAGTCGAAGACAATCTGGCAATCAGCTACCTAATTGACCTGCTGCTCAATGTTGCGGTAAACCGTGGTATCGACTTTATCCCTTGCTGGGATGAAGTGCATTCGAGCAATATGAGCAAAGTGTGCCGTAACGAAAAAGAGTTTACGGAAACAGAAGCATTCTACGCAGAGCAAGGCATCAAATTGATGGCGGTACACCAGGGTGAGTACATCATCGCTAAGTGTGCAGAAGACTTCGTATCTGAAGGTAAAACAGTTCGTAAAGGTAAGGTGCTGAAATCAGTTTACTACCGTCCTGCGGATCTTAAGCCGCTGACACAATAA
- a CDS encoding OpgC domain-containing protein encodes MAHTSVQGGMENKSDRLVFIDVARTYAVILALLTHALETINLFDQLGSDSVYIRQFTRMATPMFVFMFGFMVELVYVKRVEQKQSSVSKWLYIRSFQCYVAYALTSLSAYFGGYKTIEDVLASLVFLSNAHFGNILRVYCIILLLTPTIINIRIKHGIKSLYFFITLLLIVLFYLPPLQSFDFNLAGRPLNILFGIGNSLGGPSIVGALVFYFSGMIAASSLRSNSSKQLTFNFYKQTAILFIFFVIAGWVLISDTPKDAWTYFSDFTYRKHNAPAYFIIGTICSLIVISTLAFIFERVKVPRFILYLLPIGTSSLISYTLGNVILNIFGQYAEKLNLFLFLVLFLFSVVFITRHHHKIPFYQKIKGLMNLEYNKVFQRTSG; translated from the coding sequence TTGGCTCATACTTCGGTTCAAGGTGGCATGGAAAACAAATCAGACAGGTTAGTGTTTATAGATGTTGCACGAACTTATGCTGTTATTTTAGCTTTACTTACTCACGCACTTGAAACGATAAATCTATTTGATCAGTTAGGATCCGATAGTGTGTACATAAGACAATTCACGCGAATGGCTACCCCAATGTTTGTCTTTATGTTTGGGTTCATGGTGGAATTAGTCTACGTTAAACGCGTAGAGCAAAAACAAAGTTCTGTTTCTAAGTGGTTATACATTAGGAGTTTTCAATGTTATGTCGCGTATGCTTTAACAAGCTTAAGTGCGTATTTTGGAGGATATAAGACAATAGAAGATGTTTTAGCCTCTCTTGTTTTTCTTTCTAATGCACATTTTGGAAATATCTTAAGGGTTTACTGCATTATATTGCTTTTGACTCCGACTATTATAAATATAAGAATAAAGCATGGGATTAAGTCATTGTATTTTTTTATTACTTTGCTTCTCATTGTGCTTTTCTACTTACCACCACTCCAGTCCTTTGATTTTAATCTGGCAGGTAGGCCGTTGAATATTCTTTTTGGAATCGGCAATAGTTTAGGTGGGCCAAGCATTGTGGGAGCCTTAGTTTTCTATTTTTCAGGAATGATTGCGGCCTCAAGCTTACGGTCAAATTCCAGTAAGCAACTTACGTTTAACTTCTATAAACAAACAGCAATACTCTTTATTTTCTTTGTGATTGCTGGCTGGGTGCTAATTAGTGATACACCAAAAGATGCCTGGACTTACTTTTCTGATTTTACTTACAGAAAACACAATGCCCCAGCTTATTTTATTATTGGAACGATATGTAGTTTAATTGTAATTTCAACACTTGCATTTATTTTTGAAAGGGTAAAGGTACCAAGGTTTATTTTATATTTATTGCCAATCGGTACTTCTTCCTTGATTTCATACACGTTGGGTAATGTCATACTTAATATTTTTGGTCAGTATGCAGAAAAATTAAACTTATTTTTATTCCTTGTCTTATTTTTATTTTCAGTGGTGTTTATTACGAGACATCACCACAAAATTCCGTTCTATCAAAAAATAAAGGGACTAATGAACCTCGAATACAACAAAGTATTTCAGCGTACAAGTGGTTGA
- a CDS encoding glutaredoxin family protein translates to MKRVVLYIKDKCPHCKDAQRYLDSKNINYRLCNAKMQRGRKELDALGARSVPVLKIGDQVMIGWNPKNFEKMYKDS, encoded by the coding sequence ATGAAACGTGTTGTGTTGTACATCAAAGATAAATGCCCCCACTGCAAAGATGCTCAACGTTATCTGGACTCTAAAAACATCAACTACCGACTGTGTAATGCGAAAATGCAACGAGGCCGCAAGGAGCTGGATGCACTGGGTGCACGCTCAGTCCCAGTACTAAAGATTGGTGATCAGGTGATGATTGGCTGGAATCCGAAGAACTTCGAAAAGATGTACAAAGACAGCTAA
- a CDS encoding LysR family transcriptional regulator, whose product MESKQLKHFLAVAEQGNITHAAKVLNIAQPALSISIKKFEQSLGVTLFRREDKKISLTQEGETLLVHAKRVIQQLHDAQLAINELKGLAKGEVRLGTPSMMGSYFFPRIVMAFKSQFPDLKLTLVEAGTQSVRNMLLNGQLDIGVISCDNVPDDLETDHLFTSQMVAVVAPEHELAHRESLTFDEFFEHDLVMFQRGYFHREFLDHVSEEHGFTMKSSFETNLLPLILSIVKQEFAITALLELVTQNEKEVVGIPFNPPVTLDLALAWRKEGYLSIADRTFIDFIKRYL is encoded by the coding sequence GTGGAATCGAAGCAGCTCAAACATTTTCTTGCTGTCGCAGAGCAAGGCAACATAACCCATGCCGCTAAGGTGCTGAACATTGCTCAGCCAGCCTTAAGCATCTCTATTAAAAAATTCGAGCAGTCACTGGGAGTGACACTTTTTCGCCGTGAAGATAAGAAAATCAGTTTGACACAAGAGGGAGAAACCTTGCTGGTGCACGCTAAACGTGTCATTCAGCAGTTGCACGATGCACAGCTCGCGATTAACGAACTGAAAGGGTTAGCGAAAGGTGAGGTGCGTTTAGGAACACCTTCGATGATGGGAAGCTATTTTTTCCCGCGTATAGTCATGGCGTTTAAAAGTCAGTTTCCGGATTTGAAATTAACGCTGGTGGAAGCGGGGACACAATCGGTCAGAAATATGCTTCTCAACGGGCAGCTAGATATCGGCGTTATCAGTTGTGACAATGTTCCCGACGATCTCGAAACTGACCACCTGTTCACGAGTCAGATGGTTGCTGTTGTTGCGCCAGAGCATGAGCTGGCTCATCGAGAATCACTCACCTTTGACGAGTTCTTTGAACATGACCTGGTGATGTTTCAGCGTGGTTATTTCCATCGTGAGTTTCTAGATCACGTCAGCGAAGAACACGGTTTTACCATGAAGTCGTCTTTTGAGACTAACTTACTGCCCCTGATCCTCAGCATCGTAAAGCAAGAGTTTGCGATCACCGCTTTACTAGAATTGGTCACACAGAATGAAAAAGAGGTAGTAGGGATTCCGTTTAATCCGCCAGTCACGCTTGATCTTGCGTTAGCATGGCGGAAAGAAGGCTATCTATCGATTGCTGACAGAACGTTTATTGATTTCATTAAGCGCTACCTGTAA
- a CDS encoding DUF1415 family protein, with product MSTRSTPETTVPRTDINAIAQQVDQWLNDVVIGLNLCPFAAKPQRNKQIKIFVSEASEEEALLEDILLQLIDLSNTEPETLETTLVVVPNMLNDFWDYNLYIDWVEGLIKQQDWEGIFQVATFHPDYCFGGAEPEDDENLTNRSPYPVFHLIREESMEKVLKHYPDPESIPDTNIARVSALSEEERKKLFPYLFR from the coding sequence ATGTCAACGCGCTCAACACCAGAAACAACAGTCCCACGCACAGATATCAATGCCATCGCTCAACAAGTTGATCAATGGTTAAACGATGTCGTTATAGGACTCAATTTATGCCCGTTTGCGGCTAAGCCACAACGTAACAAACAGATAAAAATTTTCGTTAGCGAAGCATCTGAAGAAGAAGCCTTACTTGAAGACATTCTCCTTCAGCTCATAGATCTAAGTAATACCGAGCCCGAAACACTGGAAACGACTTTAGTTGTGGTTCCAAACATGCTGAACGACTTCTGGGACTACAACCTGTACATTGATTGGGTTGAAGGATTGATTAAACAGCAAGATTGGGAAGGTATTTTCCAGGTAGCAACATTCCACCCGGATTACTGTTTTGGCGGCGCAGAGCCAGAAGACGACGAGAACCTGACCAACCGTTCTCCATATCCTGTCTTCCACCTTATTCGTGAAGAGAGCATGGAAAAGGTGTTGAAGCACTACCCTGATCCTGAGTCGATTCCAGACACCAACATCGCCCGTGTTTCCGCCCTCTCAGAAGAAGAGCGTAAAAAGCTTTTCCCTTATTTATTCAGATAG
- the btuD gene encoding vitamin B12 ABC transporter ATP-binding protein BtuD, protein MMHVKHIAVGNRLLPLSFNCTPGEVVHVVGPNGSGKSTLLSAISGTLSSQDSVSGEVYISNGDNGNNSDLLAMPLSEQAYLRGYLCQQSRPVFNVDVFQYLALSLPFGVKITDSKARDAVNEVIQLVQLQEKLHRSIQTLSGGEWQRVRLAGVCLQVWRSINPYSQILILDEPAAPLDIAQEGLLYQLIAEVAAQGIGVLVANHDLNRTLRHADKVLLLSNGVLHSSGKAEDVLTEEGLGEVFNTQVRRVMVEDKPYLLFE, encoded by the coding sequence ATGATGCACGTTAAGCACATTGCAGTTGGTAATCGCCTATTACCTCTTTCATTTAACTGTACCCCCGGGGAAGTAGTGCATGTAGTCGGGCCTAATGGTTCCGGTAAAAGCACATTACTCTCTGCGATATCAGGGACACTCTCCAGTCAGGATTCAGTGAGCGGCGAGGTCTATATCAGTAATGGCGATAATGGCAATAATAGCGATTTACTCGCGATGCCACTTTCTGAGCAAGCTTACCTGAGAGGGTACTTGTGTCAGCAATCCAGACCAGTATTTAACGTCGATGTATTCCAGTATCTGGCACTGTCTCTACCATTTGGTGTGAAGATTACAGACAGTAAAGCACGCGACGCTGTCAATGAGGTCATACAACTGGTGCAGTTGCAGGAAAAATTACACCGAAGCATTCAGACACTTTCGGGAGGTGAATGGCAACGGGTTCGGCTTGCAGGCGTCTGTTTGCAGGTTTGGCGTAGCATTAATCCATACTCGCAAATACTGATACTGGATGAGCCTGCTGCGCCTTTAGATATCGCTCAGGAAGGTTTGCTCTATCAACTTATTGCCGAAGTTGCAGCCCAGGGTATTGGTGTATTGGTTGCAAACCACGACCTGAACCGAACCTTAAGACACGCAGATAAAGTATTGCTGTTAAGTAACGGTGTACTGCATTCTTCAGGTAAAGCGGAAGATGTATTAACGGAAGAGGGATTAGGTGAGGTATTCAATACTCAGGTCAGGAGAGTGATGGTCGAGGATAAGCCTTACCTGTTATTTGAATAA
- a CDS encoding M48 family metallopeptidase — MHPSLRYIQGYPQNIVDQVSSLVDNGKLISWFEKRYPDRHQIKSEKALYEYAIAIKNRYMKKAAPISKVIYDKKIHAVNNALGLHSVISRNHGGKLKSKNEIRIANVFKDAPEALLRMLVVHELAHTREKNHDKAFYQLCCYMEPEYHQLEFDARLFMIYLDLKANSNEEE; from the coding sequence ATGCATCCGTCACTTCGCTATATTCAAGGTTATCCGCAGAACATCGTTGATCAGGTGAGCTCACTCGTCGATAACGGGAAACTGATCTCCTGGTTCGAGAAGCGCTATCCTGACAGGCATCAAATTAAAAGCGAGAAGGCACTCTATGAGTATGCGATAGCGATTAAAAACCGTTATATGAAGAAAGCCGCGCCGATCAGTAAAGTGATCTACGATAAGAAGATTCATGCGGTGAACAATGCACTTGGGCTGCACAGTGTTATCAGCCGCAACCATGGTGGCAAGCTCAAATCAAAGAATGAAATTCGTATTGCGAACGTGTTCAAAGACGCACCTGAAGCGTTGTTACGCATGCTGGTGGTACATGAATTGGCCCATACTCGCGAAAAAAATCACGATAAAGCGTTCTACCAACTGTGCTGTTACATGGAGCCTGAGTATCATCAACTCGAATTTGATGCACGTCTGTTTATGATTTACCTCGATTTGAAAGCGAACTCGAATGAAGAAGAATAA
- a CDS encoding succinylglutamate desuccinylase has product MTKSFFRQSFLADTLDMHIDVEPAELSLSNGVTLKLYQRGVLEVLPENYSEETKNIIISTGIHGDETAPMELVDSMVKDIESGFMKVDARCLFIIAHPESTLAHTRFLEENLNRLFDEKEHNQTKELVIADTLKLKVCDFFKGTAPETRWHLDLHCAIRGSKHYTFAVSPKTRHPVRSQALMDFLDSGHIEAVLLSNSPASTFSWYSAENFGAQALTMELGRVARIGENDLDKLTAFDLALRNLVSGAKAEHLSKPCIKYRVSRTIVRLHDDFDFMFDDNVENFTSFVHGEVFGHDGDKPLMAKNENEAIVFPNRNVAVGQRAALMVCEVKTRFEDGELVYD; this is encoded by the coding sequence ATGACGAAGTCTTTCTTTCGCCAATCGTTTTTAGCTGATACGTTAGATATGCATATTGATGTTGAGCCAGCGGAGCTGAGCTTATCTAACGGAGTAACACTAAAACTCTATCAGCGTGGCGTACTAGAAGTTCTCCCGGAGAATTACTCTGAGGAGACGAAAAATATTATCATCTCAACCGGTATTCACGGTGACGAAACAGCACCGATGGAACTGGTGGACTCAATGGTTAAAGACATTGAGTCCGGCTTTATGAAGGTCGATGCACGTTGCCTGTTCATCATCGCTCATCCTGAGTCGACACTGGCTCACACTCGTTTTCTTGAAGAAAACCTCAATCGTTTGTTCGATGAAAAAGAACATAACCAAACCAAAGAGTTGGTTATTGCAGACACCCTGAAGTTGAAGGTGTGTGATTTCTTTAAAGGAACTGCGCCTGAAACACGCTGGCATCTTGATTTACACTGTGCGATTCGCGGTTCTAAACACTACACGTTCGCCGTGAGCCCTAAGACCCGACACCCGGTTCGCAGCCAGGCGTTGATGGACTTCTTAGATAGTGGTCATATTGAAGCGGTTCTGCTTTCTAACTCCCCGGCAAGTACATTCAGTTGGTACAGCGCGGAAAATTTCGGTGCTCAGGCGCTCACCATGGAGCTTGGACGTGTTGCCCGCATCGGTGAAAACGATCTCGATAAGCTAACGGCCTTTGATCTGGCACTGCGTAATTTAGTATCAGGTGCTAAAGCAGAACATTTGTCTAAGCCGTGTATCAAGTACCGTGTCAGCCGTACGATTGTGCGTCTGCATGATGATTTTGACTTCATGTTTGATGACAATGTTGAGAACTTCACTTCATTTGTTCATGGTGAAGTTTTTGGTCACGACGGCGACAAACCACTGATGGCTAAAAACGAAAACGAAGCAATTGTTTTTCCGAACCGCAATGTTGCCGTTGGCCAACGTGCCGCTTTGATGGTTTGTGAAGTCAAAACCCGTTTTGAAGACGGCGAACTGGTATACGATTAA
- the rlmF gene encoding 23S rRNA (adenine(1618)-N(6))-methyltransferase RlmF, with amino-acid sequence MKKNNHTAKQEKSPKVAKPKQVKGDVKAQKRVKNKSATKVQSSAVKSDVEFIKVAKSGLHERNPHRGRYDFKKLTASEPRLKPFVIKNPKGEDSINFSDPKAVKMLNRALLAAHYGIEFWDIPEHYLCPPIPGRADYIHRVAELLDGEVKGKYPHHEVRALDIGVGANCIYPIVGVTEYGWRYTGSDVDPKSIESAQAIVDGNVSLNGRIELVRQTNQANIYRGVIQPNERYDVTTCNPPFHRSAEEAAMGSQRKVDNLRANQRKKGVKPAHANSSKPTLNFGGQNAELWCERGEAAFIRKMANESQAFSAQVLWFTTLISKRDNVRPMRKQLEKLGVKAIRVVEMSQGQKVSRFIAWSYMDKEERKVWMALK; translated from the coding sequence ATGAAGAAGAATAACCATACCGCTAAACAAGAAAAGTCCCCAAAAGTAGCTAAGCCAAAGCAGGTGAAAGGTGACGTGAAAGCGCAGAAGCGTGTGAAGAACAAATCTGCTACCAAAGTGCAATCTTCAGCAGTAAAGAGCGATGTGGAGTTTATAAAAGTTGCAAAAAGTGGACTGCATGAGCGTAACCCGCATCGCGGACGCTATGATTTTAAAAAGCTGACGGCGAGTGAGCCACGATTAAAACCCTTTGTGATTAAGAACCCTAAAGGGGAAGACTCAATCAATTTCTCTGATCCAAAAGCAGTGAAAATGCTCAACAGAGCTTTACTCGCTGCGCATTACGGTATTGAGTTCTGGGATATTCCCGAGCACTATTTATGCCCACCAATTCCGGGACGTGCAGATTACATTCACCGTGTCGCAGAGTTGCTGGATGGTGAAGTAAAGGGTAAATACCCGCACCATGAGGTCCGTGCTTTGGATATTGGTGTTGGTGCCAACTGCATCTATCCGATTGTTGGGGTGACAGAATACGGATGGCGCTATACCGGTAGCGATGTTGATCCAAAGTCAATTGAATCGGCGCAGGCGATAGTCGATGGTAATGTTTCTCTGAATGGCAGAATTGAACTGGTTCGTCAGACGAATCAGGCAAACATCTATCGCGGAGTGATTCAGCCCAATGAGCGTTACGATGTCACAACTTGTAATCCGCCATTCCATCGCTCAGCAGAAGAAGCGGCGATGGGCAGCCAGCGTAAAGTCGATAACCTAAGAGCAAACCAACGCAAAAAAGGTGTGAAGCCTGCGCATGCCAATTCTAGCAAACCAACCCTTAACTTTGGTGGACAAAATGCGGAGCTCTGGTGTGAAAGGGGAGAAGCCGCATTTATCCGTAAGATGGCGAACGAGAGTCAAGCCTTTAGTGCTCAAGTACTTTGGTTTACGACACTGATCTCTAAGAGAGATAATGTTCGTCCGATGCGTAAGCAACTTGAAAAGTTAGGTGTAAAAGCCATTCGCGTCGTAGAAATGAGCCAGGGACAAAAGGTAAGTCGTTTTATTGCCTGGTCTTACATGGATAAAGAAGAGCGAAAGGTATGGATGGCTCTGAAATAA
- a CDS encoding MFS transporter gives MVIFGTPEYKRITLALALGSFLVFSNLYLFQPMLPTFAQVFAISETQVNWLFASSTLALSFSLVPMAVLSESIGRKPVMMAGLFAIPALSALMLLGDSFLFLVICRALIGVALAAFAAVAVAYMAEELDRHAFSMAIGTYIAANSLGGIAGRISGGLLADNFSVNVAIEAIMVVTLLGVICVHYLLPKQRNFTPSSSGLRQQNRAIIGHFRNQRVWFAMLIGGLNFALFVNLYSVMGFRLVSEPHSIPVGLASLIFVCYLGGTFSSRCAGHWSKRYSSILGMFLGAVISLSGMWIAAIESVVAMLFGLLLISFGAFFTHTLAYGWVGQKATTAKATATALYLVHYYVGGSLGGFLLLYCWQHGGWPTVLVGGSTLYLAMFSAMAYLKRVEKSYDTEENTDITGLRRS, from the coding sequence ATGGTCATCTTCGGCACGCCGGAATACAAACGAATCACGTTAGCCCTAGCGCTTGGTTCATTCTTGGTCTTCTCAAATTTGTATCTTTTTCAGCCAATGCTGCCGACCTTTGCTCAGGTGTTTGCTATTTCAGAAACTCAGGTTAACTGGTTATTCGCGTCTTCCACCTTAGCGCTCTCTTTCAGCTTAGTGCCAATGGCTGTGCTCTCCGAGTCTATCGGACGTAAGCCGGTTATGATGGCTGGCTTGTTCGCCATTCCAGCACTCTCTGCATTGATGTTGCTTGGAGATTCTTTCCTGTTTTTGGTCATCTGCCGCGCCTTAATTGGTGTTGCGCTAGCAGCATTTGCTGCCGTTGCAGTCGCTTATATGGCAGAAGAGCTCGACAGACACGCTTTCTCAATGGCGATAGGCACCTACATTGCCGCGAACTCGTTAGGCGGAATAGCCGGACGTATTAGTGGTGGTCTGCTGGCCGACAACTTCAGTGTTAATGTCGCTATTGAAGCTATTATGGTGGTAACACTTCTGGGTGTTATCTGCGTGCATTATTTACTGCCAAAGCAACGCAACTTCACACCATCTTCTAGTGGGTTAAGACAACAAAACCGCGCCATAATCGGCCACTTCCGAAACCAACGTGTATGGTTCGCCATGTTAATTGGTGGCCTCAATTTCGCGTTATTCGTCAACCTGTATTCGGTAATGGGCTTCCGACTAGTGAGTGAACCGCACAGTATTCCTGTTGGTTTGGCATCACTGATCTTTGTCTGCTATTTAGGGGGAACTTTCTCATCCCGTTGCGCAGGTCACTGGAGTAAACGTTACTCTTCAATCCTTGGCATGTTCTTAGGCGCAGTTATCAGCCTGAGTGGTATGTGGATTGCGGCCATTGAGAGTGTGGTAGCGATGTTGTTTGGTTTACTGCTGATAAGTTTCGGCGCTTTCTTCACCCACACATTGGCATACGGCTGGGTGGGTCAAAAAGCAACAACCGCGAAAGCGACGGCAACCGCTTTGTATCTCGTTCATTACTATGTGGGCGGAAGTCTTGGTGGGTTCTTACTACTCTACTGCTGGCAGCATGGTGGATGGCCAACAGTACTGGTTGGCGGCAGTACGTTATACCTAGCAATGTTCAGTGCGATGGCATACTTAAAACGCGTAGAAAAATCTTACGATACCGAAGAAAATACAGATATAACCGGATTGAGAAGAAGTTAG
- the btuC gene encoding vitamin B12 ABC transporter permease BtuC, producing the protein MDFQQLILNKERRWQRNLLIMSVVLIMLSAIHLMVGEVFLSPFQSLSSFEQKLLLDLRLPRLLAAAIIGAALAVSGATLQVLLGNVLAEPGVLGISGGASLAMVLVMFAIPSMQTPMIFMLAAIAGSMLFTFILVAIARGMHLTTTRLLLVGVALGILSSAIVTWAFYFSDDLSLRQLMYWLMGNIGGASWYQHSVTLVMLPVLVWLCCKGKPLDKLMLGEIHATQLGIDVNQLRWKLILAISILVGGSVALGGIVSFVGLVVPHLLRLAFGSENRYLLPLSAIAGATLLVFADIGARLLLDSAELPLGVMTTSIGAPVFIWMLVKSHDAR; encoded by the coding sequence ATGGATTTTCAACAACTTATCCTGAACAAAGAGCGACGTTGGCAGAGAAATCTTTTGATCATGTCCGTTGTGCTCATAATGCTCTCTGCCATACATCTTATGGTCGGAGAGGTTTTCCTTTCTCCTTTTCAATCACTTTCTTCATTTGAGCAAAAACTATTGCTGGATCTGCGCCTGCCAAGATTACTAGCTGCAGCTATCATTGGGGCGGCTCTTGCTGTTTCTGGCGCGACGCTGCAAGTGCTGTTAGGAAATGTGCTCGCAGAGCCTGGAGTGCTTGGTATCTCTGGTGGTGCCAGTCTTGCCATGGTATTGGTGATGTTTGCGATTCCTTCGATGCAGACGCCGATGATCTTTATGCTGGCAGCCATTGCAGGATCTATGTTGTTTACTTTTATATTGGTCGCGATCGCGAGAGGGATGCACCTGACAACAACTCGACTACTGCTTGTTGGTGTTGCATTGGGAATTCTATCTAGCGCGATTGTCACCTGGGCATTTTATTTTAGTGATGATTTGAGCCTGCGCCAGTTAATGTACTGGCTCATGGGCAATATTGGTGGTGCCAGTTGGTATCAGCACTCAGTGACTCTGGTGATGCTGCCTGTGCTGGTGTGGTTGTGCTGTAAGGGAAAACCACTCGATAAGCTGATGCTTGGTGAAATCCATGCAACTCAGCTTGGTATCGATGTAAATCAGTTGCGCTGGAAACTGATATTGGCGATTTCCATTCTTGTAGGCGGTTCGGTAGCACTTGGAGGCATTGTAAGTTTTGTCGGTTTGGTTGTCCCACATTTACTGCGACTTGCCTTTGGCTCGGAGAACCGATACTTATTACCGCTATCTGCAATAGCAGGCGCGACTCTGCTCGTGTTTGCTGATATCGGCGCGAGACTCTTACTCGACTCGGCCGAGCTGCCATTGGGCGTTATGACAACTTCGATTGGTGCGCCTGTTTTCATTTGGATGCTGGTGAAAAGTCATGATGCACGTTAA